A DNA window from Campylobacter concisus contains the following coding sequences:
- a CDS encoding DHH family phosphoesterase — translation MKIYHLSHTDLDGYGAQYITNFYFKDVKFLNSNYGREIDDKFTQILSEIDASNDDKNVILITDLNLSLAQCESFEEMIDGKNIKLFLLDHHQSGAECASTYSWYFLDSSRCATKITYDFFAGIFGKNKELEIFSDVVNAVDIWLKDDKNFEMGKVCLGLVANAKEINKVMFEAENNLYMDHILKEASKFFNEKNDYIGLDMQVHAIKKSFFKEDKDDTLSNLISNYVVKKLSENKEKFSISYKDHKGILTYNIGNVSVIGNDFLVANPEFDFFIDVTNKKTLSFRANGKLDVSAMAKHLVGGGGHVNASGGLFANFKDGFSYEPIKAQIVDLITKKTQEDI, via the coding sequence ATGAAAATTTATCACCTCTCACACACCGATCTTGACGGATACGGCGCGCAATACATAACAAATTTTTACTTCAAAGATGTGAAATTTCTAAACTCAAACTACGGCAGAGAGATAGATGATAAATTTACTCAAATTCTATCTGAGATAGATGCCTCAAACGATGATAAAAACGTCATCTTGATCACTGATTTAAATTTAAGCCTAGCTCAGTGTGAGAGCTTTGAGGAGATGATAGATGGTAAAAATATAAAGCTATTTTTGCTAGATCATCACCAAAGCGGCGCTGAGTGCGCGAGCACTTACTCATGGTATTTTTTGGATAGTTCAAGGTGCGCTACAAAGATTACTTACGACTTTTTTGCGGGCATTTTTGGCAAAAACAAAGAGCTTGAAATTTTTAGTGACGTCGTAAATGCCGTGGATATCTGGCTAAAAGATGATAAAAATTTCGAGATGGGCAAGGTCTGCTTGGGGCTTGTGGCAAACGCTAAAGAGATAAATAAGGTGATGTTTGAAGCTGAAAACAACCTCTATATGGATCATATCTTAAAAGAAGCGAGCAAATTTTTTAACGAGAAAAACGACTATATCGGCCTTGATATGCAGGTGCATGCCATTAAGAAGTCATTTTTCAAAGAGGATAAAGACGATACGCTAAGCAATCTAATCTCAAACTACGTCGTAAAAAAACTTAGTGAAAACAAAGAGAAATTTAGCATAAGCTATAAAGATCATAAAGGAATTTTAACCTACAATATCGGCAACGTTTCGGTTATCGGCAACGACTTTTTAGTGGCAAATCCTGAATTTGACTTCTTTATCGACGTGACAAATAAAAAAACGCTAAGCTTTCGTGCAAATGGCAAGCTAGACGTTAGTGCCATGGCAAAACACCTAGTTGGCGGCGGCGGACACGTCAATGCTAGCGGCGGGCTGTTTGCAAATTTCAAAGATGGCTTTAGCTATGAGCCGATCAAGGCGCAGATAGTTGATCTAATAACTAAAAAAACACAGGAGGATATATGA
- a CDS encoding tetratricopeptide repeat protein, which yields MKKILVLVAAVFALNAMANENLDKANELYAKKNFNEAYLYFNKACGEGEKKACTMNAIMLFNGDGVAKDRVQAEKIFTKMCDENEGMACEKLGEMIAYGLVKDKDANEAKNEEKAKALFKKACDNGYQPACDFVTK from the coding sequence ATGAAGAAAATTTTAGTTTTAGTGGCAGCGGTTTTTGCGTTAAATGCTATGGCAAATGAAAATTTAGACAAGGCAAATGAGCTTTATGCAAAGAAAAATTTTAATGAAGCTTATCTTTATTTTAATAAGGCTTGTGGAGAGGGCGAGAAGAAAGCTTGCACGATGAATGCGATCATGCTATTTAACGGAGACGGCGTAGCAAAAGATAGAGTTCAGGCTGAGAAAATTTTTACAAAAATGTGTGACGAAAATGAGGGCATGGCGTGCGAAAAACTAGGCGAAATGATCGCTTATGGCCTTGTAAAAGATAAAGACGCAAACGAAGCAAAGAACGAAGAAAAAGCAAAGGCTTTATTTAAAAAAGCTTGTGATAACGGCTACCAACCAGCTTGCGACTTTGTGACAAAATAA
- a CDS encoding aspartate carbamoyltransferase catalytic subunit: MGYKHKDLIGTRELSKEEILYFLEAAKEFKELNLSQVKKNDYLRGKTTINAFYENSTRTRTSFEIAAKRLGADTINFSSSSSSVTKGESLNDTMNNMAAMRTDIIVLRHPSSGAAKFAADRTEASVVNAGDGTNEHPSQALLDLFTLREHGKILDKNLNVAIIGDIARSRVARSDIWAMKKFGINLKLFAPKMMMPKDAEVFESKICKNMEEACEGSDVIIMLRIQLERGGADVAFPSSREYSKFFGLNKNRIKLAKPDAIVLHPGPINRGVELNSDVADGTHSVILNQVENGVAIRMAILNTLAKNRG; this comes from the coding sequence ATGGGCTACAAACATAAAGATTTGATAGGAACTAGAGAGCTTAGCAAAGAAGAAATTTTGTATTTTTTAGAGGCGGCGAAAGAGTTTAAGGAGCTAAATTTAAGCCAAGTGAAAAAAAATGACTATCTTCGCGGAAAGACCACGATCAACGCATTTTATGAAAACTCGACAAGAACTAGGACATCCTTTGAAATCGCAGCAAAGAGGCTTGGAGCTGATACGATAAATTTCAGCTCATCAAGCTCTAGCGTGACAAAGGGCGAGAGCCTAAATGACACGATGAATAACATGGCTGCTATGAGAACTGACATCATCGTGCTTCGTCATCCAAGCTCTGGGGCGGCGAAATTTGCAGCTGATAGGACAGAGGCTAGCGTCGTAAACGCAGGGGACGGTACAAATGAGCACCCAAGCCAAGCCTTGCTTGATCTTTTCACGCTAAGAGAGCATGGTAAAATTTTAGATAAAAACCTAAATGTGGCGATCATCGGCGACATCGCAAGAAGCCGCGTGGCAAGGTCTGATATCTGGGCGATGAAGAAATTTGGCATAAATTTAAAGCTCTTTGCCCCAAAGATGATGATGCCAAAAGACGCTGAGGTATTTGAGTCTAAAATTTGCAAAAATATGGAAGAAGCCTGCGAGGGTAGCGACGTCATCATTATGCTTCGCATCCAACTAGAGCGTGGCGGTGCGGACGTGGCATTTCCAAGCTCGAGAGAGTACTCGAAATTCTTTGGACTAAATAAAAATAGGATAAAGCTAGCAAAGCCTGACGCTATCGTGTTGCACCCAGGGCCAATAAATAGGGGCGTAGAGCTAAACTCAGACGTGGCTGATGGCACACACTCAGTCATACTAAATCAAGTTGAAAATGGCGTTGCTATAAGAATGGCGATACTAAATACGCTTGCAAAAAATAGGGGCTAA
- a CDS encoding dihydroorotase, producing the protein MKIAIINGTIVNSDEKFKANILIENGKIAKIGSEKFEADKVIDATNKLVMPGLIDMHVHFRDPGQEYKDDIISGSQAAVAGGVTTCLCMANTNPVNDNASITRAMIEKARNCGLIDLLPIAAISKGLGGNEIVEMGDLIEAGAVAFSDDGLPVASSSVMRAALEYSSMFGSFCISHSEDCSLCRQGVMHEGKVSAILGLRGMAREKEEIAVSRDMLLAKLTKAHIHIAHVSSEYSLKIIEMGKKEGINITCEATPHHFSFSDDEILKNAYDTNFKMSPPLREISDVKAVREALKSGLIDVIATDHAPHHTDEKIVEFDKAPFGIIGLQTLVPLTLKLVNEGVISLERMVELTSTNAAKMLNLKDKGRLAEGMLADIAVIDPEIEYIYDEKINRSKSVNSPLFGKKLKGAATTTIKSGKIVYEFGK; encoded by the coding sequence ATGAAAATAGCAATAATTAACGGCACTATCGTAAATAGCGACGAGAAATTTAAGGCAAATATCCTAATAGAAAACGGTAAAATAGCCAAAATCGGAAGTGAGAAATTTGAGGCCGATAAGGTCATCGACGCTACAAATAAGCTTGTAATGCCAGGACTTATCGACATGCACGTACACTTTCGCGATCCTGGTCAAGAGTACAAAGACGACATCATCTCAGGCTCGCAGGCGGCCGTAGCTGGGGGAGTGACTACCTGCCTTTGCATGGCTAACACAAACCCAGTAAATGACAACGCCTCGATCACAAGAGCGATGATAGAAAAGGCAAGAAACTGCGGGCTGATCGATCTTTTGCCAATTGCAGCCATTAGCAAAGGGCTTGGTGGCAACGAGATCGTCGAAATGGGCGATCTTATAGAGGCTGGAGCAGTTGCATTTAGTGATGATGGCCTACCGGTGGCTAGCTCAAGCGTGATGAGAGCAGCACTTGAGTATTCAAGCATGTTTGGTAGCTTTTGTATAAGCCACTCAGAGGACTGCTCGCTTTGCAGACAGGGCGTCATGCACGAGGGCAAGGTCTCAGCCATACTTGGACTTCGCGGTATGGCGAGAGAGAAAGAGGAGATCGCAGTTAGCCGTGACATGCTTCTTGCAAAGCTCACCAAAGCACACATCCACATCGCTCACGTAAGCTCGGAATACTCGCTAAAGATCATCGAAATGGGTAAAAAAGAGGGCATAAATATCACTTGTGAGGCCACACCACATCACTTTAGCTTTAGCGACGATGAAATTTTGAAAAATGCCTACGATACAAATTTCAAAATGTCGCCGCCACTTCGTGAGATAAGCGACGTAAAAGCGGTAAGAGAGGCGCTAAAAAGCGGCCTTATAGATGTTATCGCTACCGATCATGCCCCACACCACACAGACGAAAAGATAGTGGAATTTGACAAGGCGCCATTTGGTATCATCGGACTTCAAACTCTTGTGCCACTCACTCTTAAGCTCGTAAATGAGGGCGTTATAAGCTTAGAGCGCATGGTGGAGCTAACTTCTACAAATGCAGCTAAGATGCTAAATTTAAAAGATAAGGGCAGGCTTGCTGAGGGCATGCTAGCTGATATTGCGGTGATTGATCCTGAGATCGAGTACATTTATGATGAGAAGATAAACCGCTCAAAATCGGTAAATTCTCCGCTTTTTGGTAAAAAACTAAAAGGCGCAGCGACTACCACGATAAAAAGTGGCAAGATCGTTTATGAGTTTGGAAAATAA
- a CDS encoding M28 family peptidase, protein MSNSEILKKFETLAAIPHCSYETDKMRDFLASYAKDKGCEVVVDSFGNVHAFKGKPKICLQSHYDMVCMGDAPKIEIVYGDDGYMRAKNSSLGADNGIGVAIMMQMISEFDDIECLFTNNEEVGMIGATGFSGDLKADKLLNLDSEEDDRVTIGCAGGVNLFATIALNSKKTKESTLYEVKVSGLPGGHSGNEIHKNIPNAIKVLAAFVTKNGCRLVKFEGGERSNSIPSGATALVLSDKELKSECENLSVKKLGTGDEILENGEKILALINSFSQGVRAYNCELGIPQDSVNLSLAKIKDDGTLEVEFFARSMSKDGLNRMEFEISELAKAVGFSVISKDRNPAWKPVNDKFANDILEELKIYKPEARITAVHAGLECGVLLEKKAGLSACSIGPNIYSPHSTREHCEVASALFIEKVVRGIVKKYNS, encoded by the coding sequence ATGTCAAATAGTGAAATTTTAAAGAAATTTGAGACACTTGCTGCGATACCACACTGCAGTTATGAGACTGATAAGATGCGTGATTTTCTAGCTAGCTATGCAAAAGATAAGGGCTGTGAGGTCGTGGTCGATAGTTTTGGCAACGTTCATGCATTCAAAGGCAAGCCAAAAATTTGTTTGCAAAGCCACTACGATATGGTCTGCATGGGCGACGCGCCAAAGATCGAGATAGTTTATGGCGACGATGGCTATATGAGAGCTAAAAACTCATCTTTAGGTGCCGATAACGGCATAGGCGTGGCTATCATGATGCAGATGATAAGCGAATTTGATGATATAGAGTGCCTCTTTACAAACAACGAAGAAGTCGGCATGATCGGAGCCACTGGCTTTAGTGGCGATCTCAAAGCCGATAAGCTTTTAAATTTAGACAGCGAAGAAGACGATAGGGTCACTATCGGCTGTGCTGGCGGTGTAAATTTATTTGCTACTATTGCGCTTAATAGCAAAAAAACAAAAGAGAGCACGCTTTATGAAGTAAAAGTAAGTGGGCTTCCTGGCGGACACTCTGGCAACGAGATACATAAAAATATCCCAAATGCGATCAAGGTTTTGGCGGCATTTGTGACTAAAAATGGCTGCAGGCTTGTTAAATTTGAAGGTGGCGAGCGAAGTAACTCTATCCCAAGCGGCGCAACTGCACTAGTTTTAAGCGATAAAGAGCTAAAGAGCGAGTGTGAGAATTTAAGCGTGAAAAAGCTTGGCACTGGGGATGAAATTTTAGAAAACGGAGAGAAAATTTTAGCTCTTATCAACTCATTTTCACAAGGTGTAAGAGCCTACAACTGCGAGCTAGGCATACCTCAAGATAGCGTCAATCTCTCACTTGCAAAGATCAAGGATGATGGCACGCTTGAAGTTGAGTTTTTCGCAAGGTCAATGAGTAAAGACGGCCTAAATAGAATGGAATTTGAAATTTCAGAGCTTGCAAAAGCGGTTGGTTTTAGCGTCATTTCAAAAGATAGAAATCCAGCTTGGAAGCCAGTTAATGATAAATTTGCAAACGACATCTTAGAAGAGCTTAAAATTTATAAGCCAGAAGCAAGAATAACAGCCGTGCATGCTGGACTTGAATGTGGAGTGCTTTTGGAGAAAAAAGCAGGTCTTAGTGCATGTTCAATAGGACCAAACATCTACTCACCTCACTCTACAAGAGAGCACTGCGAAGTAGCTTCTGCACTTTTTATCGAAAAAGTCGTTCGCGGTATCGTTAAAAAATATAACTCATAA
- a CDS encoding heavy-metal-associated domain-containing protein, translating into MRKILVLALLALSCYADKKIEISVPSMHCPLCTAIVRKAALSVEGVKKADVSLKERKAVVIADDKLDEKELLKAVDATGYKGEIK; encoded by the coding sequence ATGCGTAAAATTTTAGTTTTAGCCCTTCTTGCACTTAGTTGCTATGCTGATAAAAAGATAGAAATTTCAGTGCCTAGCATGCACTGTCCGCTTTGCACGGCGATTGTTAGAAAGGCTGCTCTTAGCGTTGAAGGCGTAAAAAAGGCAGATGTATCGCTAAAAGAGCGAAAAGCTGTCGTTATAGCAGATGATAAGCTCGATGAAAAAGAGCTTTTAAAAGCAGTCGATGCGACTGGCTATAAGGGCGAAATAAAATAA
- a CDS encoding transglutaminase-like domain-containing protein, translating into MQRRDFFKFSSFLGAASLLPSVTLASDEPANPVVRNFDVNFKHQLLEKGKSSRIWLPLPLSTTYQQLTQDYVINTTAKNVYISDTLIPTMYGEFEENEQRPILNIQFKIQTTERNTDFSKVNFDPNEKVDPAILEFLKPTSHIPTGGVVRAKALEIIGNTKGDLERAKAIYTWVANTMQRDNSILGCGTGDVKAILESGKLVGKCTDINSVFVGLCRSVGIPAREIFGIRVGQSRFSDQMGSAKDGVAKISGGQHCRAEFYLKGYGWIPVDPADVTKVRLGEKLTNDDAKIVAVRDYCFGNWEMCWIGFNYGRDFILKPTPEQTPLNNFGYPYAEVDGNTQNYYSPKEFSYDYVSTELK; encoded by the coding sequence ATGCAAAGAAGAGATTTTTTTAAATTCAGTAGTTTTTTAGGTGCAGCAAGTCTGCTTCCAAGTGTCACTCTAGCTAGCGACGAGCCAGCAAACCCAGTGGTTAGAAATTTCGACGTAAATTTCAAACACCAGCTGCTTGAAAAGGGTAAAAGCTCAAGAATTTGGCTACCGCTCCCACTAAGCACCACTTATCAGCAACTAACCCAAGACTACGTCATAAACACAACAGCTAAAAATGTTTATATCTCAGACACGCTAATACCAACAATGTATGGCGAATTTGAAGAAAACGAGCAAAGACCTATTTTAAATATCCAGTTTAAAATCCAAACAACAGAGCGCAATACCGACTTTAGCAAGGTAAATTTCGATCCAAACGAGAAGGTCGATCCTGCGATTTTGGAGTTTTTAAAACCAACTTCACACATCCCAACTGGCGGCGTCGTAAGAGCAAAAGCGCTAGAGATTATCGGCAATACCAAAGGCGATTTGGAGCGCGCAAAAGCGATATATACGTGGGTTGCAAACACTATGCAGCGTGATAATAGCATCCTTGGATGTGGTACAGGCGACGTTAAAGCGATACTAGAAAGTGGCAAACTAGTTGGCAAATGCACCGACATAAACTCAGTTTTTGTGGGGCTTTGCAGATCAGTTGGCATCCCAGCAAGAGAAATTTTTGGTATCAGAGTTGGTCAGTCTAGATTTTCAGATCAAATGGGTAGCGCAAAAGATGGCGTAGCTAAAATTTCAGGCGGACAGCACTGCAGGGCCGAATTTTACTTAAAAGGCTATGGTTGGATACCAGTTGACCCAGCAGATGTCACAAAGGTGAGACTTGGCGAGAAGCTAACAAATGATGACGCTAAGATCGTAGCTGTGAGAGATTACTGCTTTGGCAACTGGGAAATGTGCTGGATAGGCTTTAACTACGGCCGTGACTTTATCTTAAAGCCAACCCCAGAGCAAACTCCGCTAAACAACTTTGGTTATCCATACGCTGAAGTTGATGGCAACACACAAAACTACTATTCGCCAAAAGAATTTAGCTACGACTACGTTTCAACAGAGCTAAAATGA
- the cmoB gene encoding tRNA 5-methoxyuridine(34)/uridine 5-oxyacetic acid(34) synthase CmoB, whose translation MNLSKFNEQQKQIFNKIENLANFDCEFSLSDSVNVKFKNLDQTKKDEIYNLALSLKPWRKGPFLLDDIYIDSEWQSFIKFNILAPHLNLAGKCVADVGCNNGYYMFKMLEYGPKSITGFDPSVHTYLQFAFLNKFIRSNIAYELLGVESLPEYAAKFDTIFCLGVIYHRSDPIKMLKELKTALNPGGELFLDTMYIDMDGDFALNPKDRYSKIPNIYFVPTLSALQNWCERAKFRDFTLLETKATDLNEQRKTQWIDGESLGNFLDPNDNTKTIEGYPAPKRAYVRVKI comes from the coding sequence GTGAATCTTAGTAAATTTAATGAGCAGCAAAAGCAAATTTTTAATAAGATAGAAAATTTAGCAAATTTTGATTGCGAATTTAGCTTGAGTGATAGCGTAAATGTCAAATTTAAAAATTTAGACCAAACCAAAAAAGATGAAATTTACAACCTCGCTCTTAGCCTAAAGCCTTGGCGAAAAGGGCCATTTTTACTTGATGATATATATATAGATAGCGAGTGGCAAAGTTTTATTAAATTTAATATCCTAGCGCCACATCTAAATTTAGCTGGCAAGTGCGTGGCTGATGTTGGTTGCAACAATGGATATTATATGTTTAAGATGCTTGAGTACGGTCCAAAAAGCATAACTGGCTTTGATCCTAGCGTGCATACATATTTGCAGTTTGCTTTTTTAAATAAATTTATCCGCTCAAATATCGCTTACGAGCTTCTTGGAGTAGAGAGCTTGCCAGAATACGCAGCGAAATTTGACACCATTTTTTGCCTTGGCGTGATATACCACAGAAGCGATCCTATCAAGATGCTAAAAGAGCTAAAAACTGCGCTAAATCCAGGCGGCGAGCTATTTTTAGATACCATGTATATTGATATGGATGGCGATTTTGCGCTAAATCCAAAGGATAGATACTCAAAAATTCCAAATATCTACTTTGTACCGACACTCTCGGCACTTCAAAACTGGTGCGAGAGGGCTAAATTTAGGGATTTTACCCTACTTGAAACAAAGGCCACTGATCTAAATGAGCAGCGAAAAACGCAGTGGATAGATGGTGAGAGTCTTGGAAATTTCTTAGACCCAAATGACAATACAAAGACCATCGAGGGCTACCCAGCGCCAAAAAGAGCATATGTTAGAGTTAAAATTTAA
- a CDS encoding thioesterase: MAEENIYDTKDESQIILPEDENPLRNEIKTAPLTKLNFSGTAFLLEKNHAKTRFFTTDDMVCDTEGLIHSGFIFMGANHAALLAINEEFCVSIGARINFFGPLKLGDVVEFDAQARFEESRKREVKVLGYVKDIKIFEGVFQLVTLEEHIFLAQQKNIQKEAAIRQKKEREEAKANS, encoded by the coding sequence ATGGCAGAAGAAAATATCTATGATACAAAAGATGAATCGCAAATAATCTTACCAGAAGATGAAAATCCATTAAGAAATGAGATCAAAACCGCTCCACTTACAAAGCTAAATTTTAGTGGAACGGCATTTTTACTTGAAAAAAATCACGCAAAGACTAGATTTTTTACTACGGATGATATGGTATGCGATACTGAGGGGCTTATTCATAGTGGGTTTATTTTTATGGGCGCAAATCATGCCGCGCTTTTAGCCATTAATGAAGAATTTTGCGTTAGTATCGGGGCTAGGATAAATTTCTTTGGGCCACTAAAGCTTGGTGACGTGGTGGAATTTGACGCGCAAGCAAGATTTGAAGAGAGTAGAAAAAGAGAAGTGAAAGTGCTTGGATATGTTAAAGATATAAAAATTTTTGAAGGAGTATTTCAACTTGTCACACTTGAAGAGCATATCTTCTTGGCTCAACAAAAAAATATCCAAAAAGAAGCTGCTATAAGGCAGAAAAAAGAGCGAGAAGAAGCTAAGGCTAATAGCTAA
- a CDS encoding major outer membrane protein: MKITKVSLAALVALGAFSSVASATPLEEAIKNVDLSGYARYRYTNDHYKVNPDTKDRTNDVAGYAFRMQTSFKAAIDDNFFGVLTLRYDQTDDSGNKNLKGTDKTNTTDTFGVYEMYLGYKVANTTITAGKQLIKTFYDDGDIAGTGLKVVSTDVPGLTLTAAAYDALQSDGTEIDGPLLNRIVNGTENDKFNGSAGNLYYLGAAGSYDPVSFKAAIANLQEIATLYGAEAGVSFNVTDDVNLNLKGQFVHNDSDHKDVADANFWAVQAGTKLFGAKLNAGYLDFDAKNKDNNKWSFTSIDASGQLINPTKLLNSVMGGGGKQYYNNIKGNNDYWFVNAGYDIDKFGFGAGYTQGKGYSYTLNKERAKRSEWYTEASYKYSKKLTFLTWYAAAKDKKDGASFKQDRIRFEAKYSF, translated from the coding sequence ATGAAAATTACAAAAGTTAGCTTAGCTGCTTTGGTTGCTTTAGGTGCATTTTCAAGCGTTGCAAGTGCAACTCCACTTGAAGAAGCTATAAAAAACGTAGATCTTTCAGGATATGCTAGATATCGTTATACAAATGATCATTACAAAGTAAATCCGGACACAAAAGATAGGACAAATGATGTTGCTGGTTACGCATTTAGAATGCAAACATCATTTAAGGCTGCTATCGACGATAACTTCTTTGGTGTTTTAACTTTAAGATATGATCAAACAGATGATTCTGGCAACAAAAACCTAAAAGGTACAGATAAAACAAATACAACCGACACTTTTGGCGTTTATGAGATGTACTTAGGCTATAAAGTAGCTAATACTACTATTACAGCTGGCAAGCAACTTATCAAAACTTTCTATGATGATGGTGATATAGCAGGTACTGGTCTAAAAGTAGTAAGTACTGATGTACCTGGTCTTACTTTAACAGCTGCAGCTTATGATGCACTACAAAGCGACGGTACTGAAATAGATGGTCCATTACTTAATAGAATAGTAAATGGTACTGAAAATGATAAATTTAATGGTTCTGCTGGCAATCTTTACTATTTAGGTGCAGCTGGCAGTTATGATCCAGTATCTTTTAAAGCAGCTATTGCAAATCTTCAAGAGATAGCAACACTTTATGGTGCTGAAGCTGGTGTTAGCTTTAATGTAACCGATGATGTAAATCTAAACCTAAAAGGTCAATTTGTCCATAACGACTCAGATCACAAAGATGTAGCTGATGCAAATTTCTGGGCAGTTCAAGCTGGTACAAAACTATTTGGTGCTAAGCTTAACGCTGGTTATTTAGACTTTGATGCTAAAAATAAAGATAATAATAAGTGGTCATTTACTTCAATTGACGCAAGCGGACAGTTAATCAACCCAACTAAGCTACTAAATAGTGTAATGGGTGGCGGCGGAAAACAATATTACAACAATATCAAAGGCAATAACGACTACTGGTTTGTTAATGCTGGATATGACATAGATAAATTTGGCTTTGGTGCTGGATATACTCAAGGTAAAGGCTATAGCTATACACTTAATAAAGAGAGAGCAAAAAGAAGTGAGTGGTATACAGAAGCTAGTTACAAATACAGCAAAAAGCTTACATTCTTAACATGGTATGCAGCTGCTAAAGACAAAAAAGATGGTGCAAGCTTTAAACAAGATCGTATCAGATTTGAAGCAAAATATAGCTTCTAA
- a CDS encoding MBL fold metallo-hydrolase translates to MRVIHKSFGDFGTNCYIVTKDNSSLVIDPGDGAKEWALQNAKNLKAILCTHGHFDHIFDAGKLKDELEIPVYINKFDAFMCESDIFGYMKSTFTPDVLVDNDENFNIDDFCIRFHHFPGHTPGCSMIEIDDTMFSGDFLFKGSIGRWDFPFSDKNKMLESLGKCKNLKGNFTLYPGHGEGSTLEAEQNNIDYWIDIVKNS, encoded by the coding sequence ATGAGAGTAATACACAAAAGTTTTGGAGATTTTGGCACTAATTGTTACATCGTTACAAAAGATAACTCATCTTTAGTGATAGATCCAGGAGATGGGGCAAAAGAATGGGCTTTACAAAATGCTAAAAATTTAAAAGCCATCCTTTGCACTCATGGGCATTTTGATCATATTTTTGATGCTGGTAAATTAAAAGATGAGCTAGAAATTCCAGTTTATATTAATAAATTTGATGCTTTCATGTGTGAGAGTGATATTTTCGGTTATATGAAAAGTACTTTTACTCCAGATGTTTTAGTTGATAATGATGAAAATTTTAACATTGATGATTTTTGCATCAGATTTCATCATTTTCCAGGACATACACCAGGCTGCTCGATGATAGAGATAGATGACACGATGTTTAGTGGAGATTTTTTATTTAAAGGAAGCATAGGACGCTGGGATTTTCCTTTTTCAGATAAAAATAAAATGTTAGAAAGTCTAGGAAAATGTAAAAATTTAAAAGGTAACTTCACACTTTATCCAGGGCACGGAGAAGGCAGTACACTAGAGGCCGAGCAAAATAATATTGATTATTGGATAGATATAGTAAAAAATAGCTAA
- a CDS encoding NAD+ synthase — protein MKEYQKIEESLVFSLKDKTKDKNLLLGVSGGIDSAVVATLCARAKPNETHALIMPTASSNRQNMDDALNLCEKLNIKYKVLSIEGILNAFYETIDVNLSNLRKGNLAARVRMSLLYDYSSSINALVIGTSNKSELMLGYGTIFGDLACAINPIGELYKSEIFEFAKHLGVDKNFIDKAPSADLWDGQSDEGDIGYSYAVIDEILENLENNKEQVIKKFGLKAVSDIENRVVSNRFKRQMPLIVKI, from the coding sequence ATGAAGGAGTATCAAAAGATCGAAGAATCTTTAGTTTTTAGCTTAAAAGATAAAACTAAAGATAAAAATTTGTTGTTGGGTGTTAGTGGAGGTATTGATTCTGCTGTAGTAGCGACTTTGTGTGCAAGAGCAAAACCAAATGAAACTCATGCACTCATCATGCCAACAGCATCATCAAACAGACAAAATATGGACGATGCCTTAAATTTATGCGAAAAACTAAACATAAAATATAAGGTTTTATCCATAGAGGGTATTTTAAATGCCTTTTACGAAACGATAGATGTAAATTTAAGCAATTTAAGAAAAGGGAATTTAGCAGCTAGAGTTAGAATGAGCTTGCTTTATGATTATTCATCTAGTATAAACGCTCTAGTTATCGGAACAAGCAACAAAAGTGAGCTTATGCTTGGATACGGTACGATATTTGGGGATTTAGCATGTGCGATAAATCCTATCGGAGAGCTTTACAAAAGTGAAATTTTTGAATTTGCAAAACATCTTGGGGTTGATAAAAATTTTATTGACAAAGCACCTTCGGCTGATTTGTGGGATGGACAAAGTGACGAAGGCGACATAGGTTACAGTTATGCTGTCATTGATGAGATTTTAGAAAATTTAGAAAATAACAAGGAGCAAGTCATCAAAAAGTTCGGATTAAAAGCAGTATCGGATATAGAAAATAGAGTTGTTTCAAACAGGTTTAAACGACAAATGCCGTTGATAGTGAAAATTTAA